The following coding sequences are from one Azospirillum humicireducens window:
- a CDS encoding response regulator transcription factor produces the protein MPPTPAAQHPPSSATDDPLVLVVDDDDGMREAVVDLLRSVGIESRAFGSTAELLAATVPDRPGCLILDVRLPGLGGLEFQTRLTSLGIALPIVFMTGFADVPMSVRAMKAGAADFLIKPFRDQDMLDAVEAAIARDRARRRERTASMTVEAQAATLTPREREVMAAVVKGRLNKQIAGDLGISEVTVKLHRGKVMRKMQVRSVADLVRKAEMLTLEE, from the coding sequence ATGCCGCCGACCCCCGCCGCGCAACATCCCCCGTCGTCGGCCACGGACGACCCGCTGGTTCTCGTCGTGGACGACGACGACGGCATGAGGGAGGCGGTGGTCGACCTTCTGCGGTCGGTCGGCATCGAAAGCCGCGCCTTCGGCAGCACTGCCGAACTGCTGGCGGCGACGGTTCCCGACCGGCCCGGCTGCCTCATCCTCGACGTGCGCCTTCCCGGTCTGGGCGGGTTGGAATTCCAGACGAGATTGACAAGCCTGGGCATCGCGCTGCCCATCGTCTTCATGACCGGCTTCGCCGACGTGCCGATGTCGGTACGGGCGATGAAGGCGGGAGCCGCGGATTTCCTGATCAAGCCCTTCCGCGACCAGGACATGCTGGACGCGGTGGAGGCCGCCATCGCACGCGACCGTGCCCGGCGGCGTGAGCGGACCGCATCCATGACGGTCGAGGCGCAGGCCGCGACCCTGACCCCGCGGGAACGCGAGGTGATGGCCGCGGTGGTCAAGGGCCGGCTGAACAAGCAGATCGCCGGCGATCTCGGCATCAGCGAGGTGACGGTGAAGCTTCACCGCGGCAAGGTGATGCGGAAGATGCAGGTCCGCTCCGTCGCCGATCTCGTCCGCAAGGCCGAGATGCTGACCCTGGAGGAGTGA
- a CDS encoding TonB-dependent receptor, which translates to MPPARSRRHRRRPAPLATLFLVAATVAPAAASAEEGDAPLSLSPVTVTGRSADAAPAGLALDRPNSGGSRLDLTPLETPASIEVISGRAIRERGQTSVTEAVTQNATGFTTLAAPGNGGSSLATRGFAGHGSVMQLYDGTRLYVGSGTVTFPFDTWSTERIEVLRGPASVLYGEGAIGGVVNVVPKRPTTEFRNEAMAAVGTDGTRRAAIGSGGPVSEKLSYRLDVSGNRSDGWVDRGDTRNLAVSGAVKLQATPDLAVTLSNDYGDQQPQEYFGTPLIAGGLDRALRHRNFNVADSEIRYRDNWTQLKAEWAVSDALTLRNTAYHLTSHRHWKDVESYAWNAASRRIDRSSYIEIYHDQRQVGDRFDATWRSSLFGMKNELVGGFDLNRIEFKHTNNSPYGGSSTVDPFDPAPGLFLNSAGTTPRSRSRTRQYSLFAEDRLSLTPQLSLVGGIRYDAPTVERWDLVTGTSYTKDFRTTSWRTGAVYEVVPGLALYGQYATAVDPVGNLISLSPTQKDFDLSTGRQVEIGVKQSFLEGRGEWTLAAYRIVKDKLLTTDPNRPGVTMQVGRQSSRGLEASLSLGLWEGVRVDVNGALLRAKYDDFTQSVSGRAVSYAGNVPTGVPERTANVWANWAFLPDWEVRAGLQYVGKTYADAANSSVRPAYTVVNAGLDYRPTGNTKLSLRAFNLFDEVYAVAGSTNSWVLGRPRSAELAFSMTF; encoded by the coding sequence ATGCCGCCTGCCCGTTCCCGCCGCCATCGCCGCCGCCCGGCCCCGCTGGCGACGCTGTTCCTGGTCGCCGCCACCGTCGCACCGGCGGCCGCAAGTGCCGAGGAGGGCGATGCGCCGCTCAGCCTGTCCCCGGTCACGGTGACCGGACGTTCGGCAGATGCGGCCCCCGCCGGGCTGGCGCTCGACAGGCCGAACAGCGGCGGCAGCCGGCTGGACCTGACCCCGCTGGAGACCCCGGCCAGCATCGAGGTGATCTCCGGCCGGGCCATCCGCGAGCGCGGCCAGACCAGCGTGACCGAGGCCGTCACCCAGAACGCCACCGGCTTCACCACGCTGGCGGCACCCGGCAATGGGGGGTCATCGCTGGCGACGCGCGGCTTCGCCGGCCATGGCTCGGTGATGCAGCTCTATGACGGCACGCGGCTCTATGTCGGGTCGGGAACCGTCACCTTCCCGTTCGACACATGGTCGACGGAGCGGATCGAGGTGCTGCGCGGCCCCGCCTCCGTCCTCTATGGCGAGGGGGCCATCGGCGGCGTGGTCAATGTGGTGCCCAAGCGGCCGACGACGGAGTTCCGCAACGAGGCGATGGCCGCCGTCGGCACCGACGGCACCCGGCGCGCCGCCATCGGCAGCGGCGGTCCGGTCAGCGAGAAGCTGTCCTACCGGCTGGACGTCAGCGGCAACCGCTCCGACGGCTGGGTAGACCGCGGCGACACCAGGAATCTCGCGGTATCGGGGGCCGTGAAGCTGCAGGCGACGCCGGACCTCGCCGTCACCCTGTCCAACGATTACGGCGACCAGCAGCCGCAGGAGTATTTCGGGACGCCGCTGATCGCCGGCGGTCTAGACCGCGCGCTGCGGCACCGCAACTTCAACGTCGCCGACAGCGAAATCCGCTATCGCGACAACTGGACCCAGTTGAAGGCGGAATGGGCGGTGTCCGACGCGCTGACCCTGCGCAACACCGCCTATCACCTGACCAGCCACCGCCATTGGAAGGATGTGGAAAGCTACGCCTGGAACGCCGCCAGCCGGCGAATCGACCGCAGCAGCTACATCGAGATCTACCACGACCAGCGGCAGGTGGGCGACCGCTTCGACGCGACGTGGCGCAGCAGCCTCTTCGGCATGAAGAACGAGCTGGTCGGCGGCTTCGACCTGAACCGGATCGAGTTCAAGCACACCAACAACTCACCCTATGGCGGCTCCAGCACGGTCGATCCGTTCGACCCGGCGCCCGGCCTGTTCCTCAACAGCGCCGGAACCACCCCACGCAGCCGGTCGCGCACCCGCCAATATTCCCTGTTCGCCGAGGACCGGCTGTCGCTGACGCCGCAGTTGTCGCTGGTCGGTGGCATCCGCTATGACGCGCCGACGGTGGAGCGCTGGGATCTGGTGACGGGAACCAGCTACACCAAGGACTTCCGCACCACCAGCTGGCGGACCGGCGCCGTGTACGAGGTGGTGCCCGGCCTCGCTCTCTACGGCCAGTATGCCACCGCGGTCGATCCTGTCGGGAATCTGATCTCGCTGTCGCCGACGCAGAAGGATTTCGACCTGTCCACCGGCCGGCAGGTGGAGATCGGCGTCAAGCAATCCTTCCTGGAGGGGCGCGGCGAGTGGACGCTGGCCGCCTACCGCATCGTCAAGGACAAGCTGCTCACCACCGATCCCAACCGGCCCGGCGTGACGATGCAGGTCGGCCGGCAATCGTCGCGGGGGCTGGAAGCGTCCCTGTCGCTCGGCCTGTGGGAGGGCGTGCGGGTGGACGTCAATGGCGCGCTGCTGCGGGCCAAATATGACGACTTCACCCAGTCCGTCTCGGGCCGCGCGGTGTCCTATGCCGGCAATGTGCCGACCGGCGTGCCGGAGCGCACCGCCAATGTCTGGGCCAACTGGGCCTTCCTGCCGGACTGGGAGGTTCGGGCCGGCCTGCAATATGTCGGCAAGACCTACGCCGACGCTGCAAACAGCAGCGTCCGGCCCGCCTACACCGTCGTCAATGCCGGGCTGGACTACCGGCCGACCGGCAACACCAAGCTGAGCCTGCGCGCCTTCAACCTGTTCGACGAGGTCTATGCGGTGGCCGGCAGCACGAACAGCTGGGTGCTCGGCCGCCCGCGCTCGGCCGAACTGGCCTTCTCGATGACCTTCTGA